The Neovison vison isolate M4711 chromosome 13, ASM_NN_V1, whole genome shotgun sequence genome includes a region encoding these proteins:
- the RPS6KL1 gene encoding ribosomal protein S6 kinase-like 1 isoform X3, producing the protein MGVLFPAVASLGRLFISGHQHRAATMSLVACECPPGPGLEPEPCSRARSQAHVYLEQIRNLVAPGAPDMTKRDYLVDAATQIRLALERDVSEDYEAAFNHYQNGVDVLLRGVHVDPNKERCEAVKLKITKYLRRAEEIFTCHLQKTLGGGASPGTGFSTLRLRPIRTLSSALEQLRGCRVVGVIEKVQLVQDPVTGGTFVVKSLSRCPVANRERLTIIPHGVPYMTKLLRYFVSEDSIFLQLEHVPGGTLWSHLLSQEQPQQSGGRSGSSPERMKAPLTPPLGLQTPALLPREPTRLQDRILLEPPRTSRRLPPAREALPVMPQSEAEGDPSARTHTSCPSDFPKAPGGRLHLQARRRPGQSSDMRPSWGLPWVHQGAVRVLGACGRGRSPSRPLAARARPGSGWGAWRVKEEQVKQWAAETLLALEALHQQGVLCRDLNPRNLLLDQAGHIRLTYFGQWSEVEPHYCREAVDNLYSAPEVGGISELTEACDWWSFGSLLYEMLTGTALSQSHPSGIQPHTQLQLPEWLSRPAASLLTELLQFDPARRLGAGGGGVDKLKAHPFFSSTQWSKLGGHLSYLSFCIFVLRVHSIHRPL; encoded by the exons ATGGGGGTGTTGTTCCCTGCCGTGGCCTCCCTGGGGCGTCTGTTTATTTCAGGTCACCAGCACAGGGCTGCGACCATGAGCCTGGTGGCCTGCGAGTGCCCTCCGGGACCTGGCCTGGAGCCTGAGCCTTGCTCTCGAGCTCGGTCTCAGGCCCACGTGTACCTGGAGCAGATTCGCAACCTGGTGGCTCCTGGGGCTCCTGACATGACCAAGCGTGACTACCTGGTGGACGCCGCCACGCAGATCCGGCTGGCCTTGGAACGTGATGTCAGTGAGGACTACGAGGCCGCCTTCAACCACTACCAGAATGGCGTGGACGTGCTGCTGCGTGGCGTGCATG TCGACCCCAACAAGGAGCGATGTGAGGCTGTGAAGCTGAAAATTACCAAGTACCTGCGGCGGGCCGAGGAGATCTTCACCTGCCACCTGCAGAAGACCCTGGGTGGGGGAGCCAGCCCTGGCACG GGCTTCAGCACACTGAGGCTCCGGCCCATCCGCACACTGAGCTCTGCCCTGGAGCAGCtgaggggctgcagggtggtCGGGGTCATCGAGAAG GTGCAGCTGGTCCAGGACCCAGTGACCGGAGGGACCTTCGTGGTAAAG AGCCTGTCCAGGTGTCCTGTGGCGAACCGGGAGCGGCTGACGATCATCCCGCATGGTGTCCCCTACATGACCAAGCTGCTCCGCTACTTCGTGAGTGAGGACTCCATCTTCCTGCAGCTGGAGCACGTGCCAG GAGGCACTCTTTGGTCGCATCTGCTCTCCCAGGAGCAGCCCCAACAGTCTGGGGGCAGATCTGGCTCCAGCCCAGAGAGGATGAAGGCTCCACTCACCCCACCCCTCGGCCTCCAGACCCCAGCACTGCTCCCCCGGGAACCCACCCGCCTGCAGGACAGAATCCTTCTGGAGCCTCCACGGACTTCCCGGAGACTTCCCCCAGCCAGGGAGGCCCTGCCTGTCATGCCCCAGAGCGAGGCTGAAGGCGACCCCTCCGCCAGGACCCATACTTCCTGCCCCTCGGACTTTCCGAAGGCCCCAGGTGGCCGCCTGCACCTCCAAGCCAGGCGGCGACCTGGCCAGAGCTCAGACATGAGGCCCTCTTGGGGGCTCCCTTGGGTTCATCAGGGGGCCGTCCGGGTGCTGGGGGCCTGTGGCCGAGGCAGGAGTCCGAGCCGCCCCTTAGCGGCTAGGGCCCGCCCAGGGtcaggctggggcgcctggagaGTGAAGGAGGAGCAGGTGAAGCAGTGGGCGGCGGAGACCCTGCTGGCCCTGGAGGCGCTGCACCAGCAGGGGGTGCTGTGCCGAGACCTCAACCCCCGGAACCTGCTCTTGGACCAGGCAG GTCACATCCGGCTCACGTATTTTGGCCAGTGGTCCGAGGTGGAGCCCCACTACTGCAGGGAGGCCGTGGACAATCTCTACAGCGCCCCAG AGGTGGGGGGGATTTCTGAGCTGACGGAAGCCTGTGACTGGTGGAGCTTTGGGTCTCTGCTCTATGAAATGCTGACAGGAACC GCCCTGTCGCAGAGCCACCCCTCAGGAATCCAGCCCCACACACAGCTCCAGctgcctgaatggctcagccgCCCCGCGGCCTCCCTCCTGACCGAG
- the RPS6KL1 gene encoding ribosomal protein S6 kinase-like 1 isoform X2, which produces MGVLFPAVASLGRLFISGHQHRAATMSLVACECPPGPGLEPEPCSRARSQAHVYLEQIRNLVAPGAPDMTKRDYLVDAATQIRLALERDVSEDYEAAFNHYQNGVDVLLRGVHVDPNKERCEAVKLKITKYLRRAEEIFTCHLQKTLGGGASPGTGFSTLRLRPIRTLSSALEQLRGCRVVGVIEKVQLVQDPVTGGTFVVKSLSRCPVANRERLTIIPHGVPYMTKLLRYFVSEDSIFLQLEHVPGHIRLTYFGQWSEVEPHYCREAVDNLYSAPEVGGISELTEACDWWSFGSLLYEMLTGTALSQSHPSGIQPHTQLQLPEWLSRPAASLLTELLQFDPARRLGAGGGGVDKLKAHPFFSSTQWSKLGG; this is translated from the exons ATGGGGGTGTTGTTCCCTGCCGTGGCCTCCCTGGGGCGTCTGTTTATTTCAGGTCACCAGCACAGGGCTGCGACCATGAGCCTGGTGGCCTGCGAGTGCCCTCCGGGACCTGGCCTGGAGCCTGAGCCTTGCTCTCGAGCTCGGTCTCAGGCCCACGTGTACCTGGAGCAGATTCGCAACCTGGTGGCTCCTGGGGCTCCTGACATGACCAAGCGTGACTACCTGGTGGACGCCGCCACGCAGATCCGGCTGGCCTTGGAACGTGATGTCAGTGAGGACTACGAGGCCGCCTTCAACCACTACCAGAATGGCGTGGACGTGCTGCTGCGTGGCGTGCATG TCGACCCCAACAAGGAGCGATGTGAGGCTGTGAAGCTGAAAATTACCAAGTACCTGCGGCGGGCCGAGGAGATCTTCACCTGCCACCTGCAGAAGACCCTGGGTGGGGGAGCCAGCCCTGGCACG GGCTTCAGCACACTGAGGCTCCGGCCCATCCGCACACTGAGCTCTGCCCTGGAGCAGCtgaggggctgcagggtggtCGGGGTCATCGAGAAG GTGCAGCTGGTCCAGGACCCAGTGACCGGAGGGACCTTCGTGGTAAAG AGCCTGTCCAGGTGTCCTGTGGCGAACCGGGAGCGGCTGACGATCATCCCGCATGGTGTCCCCTACATGACCAAGCTGCTCCGCTACTTCGTGAGTGAGGACTCCATCTTCCTGCAGCTGGAGCACGTGCCAG GTCACATCCGGCTCACGTATTTTGGCCAGTGGTCCGAGGTGGAGCCCCACTACTGCAGGGAGGCCGTGGACAATCTCTACAGCGCCCCAG AGGTGGGGGGGATTTCTGAGCTGACGGAAGCCTGTGACTGGTGGAGCTTTGGGTCTCTGCTCTATGAAATGCTGACAGGAACC GCCCTGTCGCAGAGCCACCCCTCAGGAATCCAGCCCCACACACAGCTCCAGctgcctgaatggctcagccgCCCCGCGGCCTCCCTCCTGACCGAG
- the RPS6KL1 gene encoding ribosomal protein S6 kinase-like 1 isoform X1 yields the protein MGVLFPAVASLGRLFISGHQHRAATMSLVACECPPGPGLEPEPCSRARSQAHVYLEQIRNLVAPGAPDMTKRDYLVDAATQIRLALERDVSEDYEAAFNHYQNGVDVLLRGVHVDPNKERCEAVKLKITKYLRRAEEIFTCHLQKTLGGGASPGTGFSTLRLRPIRTLSSALEQLRGCRVVGVIEKVQLVQDPVTGGTFVVKSLSRCPVANRERLTIIPHGVPYMTKLLRYFVSEDSIFLQLEHVPGGTLWSHLLSQEQPQQSGGRSGSSPERMKAPLTPPLGLQTPALLPREPTRLQDRILLEPPRTSRRLPPAREALPVMPQSEAEGDPSARTHTSCPSDFPKAPGGRLHLQARRRPGQSSDMRPSWGLPWVHQGAVRVLGACGRGRSPSRPLAARARPGSGWGAWRVKEEQVKQWAAETLLALEALHQQGVLCRDLNPRNLLLDQAGHIRLTYFGQWSEVEPHYCREAVDNLYSAPEVGGISELTEACDWWSFGSLLYEMLTGTALSQSHPSGIQPHTQLQLPEWLSRPAASLLTELLQFDPARRLGAGGGGVDKLKAHPFFSSTQWSKLGG from the exons ATGGGGGTGTTGTTCCCTGCCGTGGCCTCCCTGGGGCGTCTGTTTATTTCAGGTCACCAGCACAGGGCTGCGACCATGAGCCTGGTGGCCTGCGAGTGCCCTCCGGGACCTGGCCTGGAGCCTGAGCCTTGCTCTCGAGCTCGGTCTCAGGCCCACGTGTACCTGGAGCAGATTCGCAACCTGGTGGCTCCTGGGGCTCCTGACATGACCAAGCGTGACTACCTGGTGGACGCCGCCACGCAGATCCGGCTGGCCTTGGAACGTGATGTCAGTGAGGACTACGAGGCCGCCTTCAACCACTACCAGAATGGCGTGGACGTGCTGCTGCGTGGCGTGCATG TCGACCCCAACAAGGAGCGATGTGAGGCTGTGAAGCTGAAAATTACCAAGTACCTGCGGCGGGCCGAGGAGATCTTCACCTGCCACCTGCAGAAGACCCTGGGTGGGGGAGCCAGCCCTGGCACG GGCTTCAGCACACTGAGGCTCCGGCCCATCCGCACACTGAGCTCTGCCCTGGAGCAGCtgaggggctgcagggtggtCGGGGTCATCGAGAAG GTGCAGCTGGTCCAGGACCCAGTGACCGGAGGGACCTTCGTGGTAAAG AGCCTGTCCAGGTGTCCTGTGGCGAACCGGGAGCGGCTGACGATCATCCCGCATGGTGTCCCCTACATGACCAAGCTGCTCCGCTACTTCGTGAGTGAGGACTCCATCTTCCTGCAGCTGGAGCACGTGCCAG GAGGCACTCTTTGGTCGCATCTGCTCTCCCAGGAGCAGCCCCAACAGTCTGGGGGCAGATCTGGCTCCAGCCCAGAGAGGATGAAGGCTCCACTCACCCCACCCCTCGGCCTCCAGACCCCAGCACTGCTCCCCCGGGAACCCACCCGCCTGCAGGACAGAATCCTTCTGGAGCCTCCACGGACTTCCCGGAGACTTCCCCCAGCCAGGGAGGCCCTGCCTGTCATGCCCCAGAGCGAGGCTGAAGGCGACCCCTCCGCCAGGACCCATACTTCCTGCCCCTCGGACTTTCCGAAGGCCCCAGGTGGCCGCCTGCACCTCCAAGCCAGGCGGCGACCTGGCCAGAGCTCAGACATGAGGCCCTCTTGGGGGCTCCCTTGGGTTCATCAGGGGGCCGTCCGGGTGCTGGGGGCCTGTGGCCGAGGCAGGAGTCCGAGCCGCCCCTTAGCGGCTAGGGCCCGCCCAGGGtcaggctggggcgcctggagaGTGAAGGAGGAGCAGGTGAAGCAGTGGGCGGCGGAGACCCTGCTGGCCCTGGAGGCGCTGCACCAGCAGGGGGTGCTGTGCCGAGACCTCAACCCCCGGAACCTGCTCTTGGACCAGGCAG GTCACATCCGGCTCACGTATTTTGGCCAGTGGTCCGAGGTGGAGCCCCACTACTGCAGGGAGGCCGTGGACAATCTCTACAGCGCCCCAG AGGTGGGGGGGATTTCTGAGCTGACGGAAGCCTGTGACTGGTGGAGCTTTGGGTCTCTGCTCTATGAAATGCTGACAGGAACC GCCCTGTCGCAGAGCCACCCCTCAGGAATCCAGCCCCACACACAGCTCCAGctgcctgaatggctcagccgCCCCGCGGCCTCCCTCCTGACCGAG